The following is a genomic window from Marinobacter bohaiensis.
TTTCCGGCTTTTCAATGGCCTCTGTCTCTTTTCCCGTCAGCGGTGCCGGTTTGCGCGCACCTCGACGGGGCGAAAACCGGCGTCATCTCGTTGGCAGGTGCAGGAAGAGGGCATGTCCGCATCGTCGACTGACGCCGGCTACGGCACTGTTTTTGCGGGTCTGGACTTGGGTATGCTCCAGCGCGGATGGCAGCGGGATGTCGTCATCCTCATTCGTTACCCCATTCTGCCCGGCCGCCCTGGTTTGCCGGAGCCCAGCAAAAGGATTTGCCATGAAGCGCCTGACCCGTCGCGAGTTTCTCCGCGTCTCCGCTCTCAGTGCCGGAGCGGTGGTTGTATCCACCGGCCTGGCCGGTTGCCTGTCCTCCGGCGGCTCGTCGTCCGATTCCGGGGACGAAGGCGGCGATTCGAATGGCAGTGCCGCCTTCCAGCACGGCGTGGCCAGCGGCGATCCGCTACAGGACCGCGTATTGCTGTGGACGCGCGTCACCCCGCTGGAAACCGACGGCGCGGTCAGCGTGGGTTGGGAAGTGGCGACGGATGCGTCCTTCGCCAACCTGGTGCATTCCGGCACCACCGAAACCAACGCCGGTCGCGATTACACCGTCAAGGTGGACGTGCTCAGCCTGAGTCCGGGCGAAACCTACTACTATCGCTTCAAGTCCCAGGGCTCGACTTCCCTGGTCGGTCAGACCCGGACCCTGCCCGAAGGCAGCGTGTCGCAGGTGACCCTGGCGGTGATGTCCTGTGCCAATTACCCGGCCGGTTATTTCAACGTGTACGACGCCGTAGCCCAGGAGAGTGATCTGGATGCGGTGGTTCACCTGGGCGACTACCTCTACGAATACGCCAACGGCCAGTACGGCACGGACGAAGTGCGCCAGATTCCGGACGCCAACGACACCGAACTGGTGGCGTTGGAAGACTACCGCAGCCGCTACGCTCTCTATCGCACCGACAGCAACCTGCAGGTGCTGCACGCGCAGGTGCCCTTCATCGCCGTGTGGGACGACCACGAGGTGGCCAACGACGCCTGGGAAAGCGGCGCCCAGAATCACCAGGGTTCGGAAGGCGACTACAGCGAGCGCAAGCTGGCGGCCCTGCAGGCCTACTTCGAATGGATGCCGGTGCGCCCGGCCAGCGAGGACGACGAAGAGACCATCTACCGCAGCTTCGCGTTCGGCGACCTGGTCAACCTGTACATGCTCGACACCCGCCTGATCGCGCGGGACGAACAGCTCGACTACGACGATTACATGAGCGGCGACATCATCGACCGCGAGGCGGTCAACAACGCTCGCAGGGACGCCAACCGGGAAATGCTGGGCGCCGAACAGTTGGCCTGGCTCAGCAACCAGGTCCAGACCTCGACCGCGACCTGGCAAGTGCTGGGGCAGCAGGTGCTGATGGGGCGGATGCTGTTCCCGGAAGAGGTGATCGTGTCGTATCAGAACGGGGATTCGGCGGCGGTGATCTCGCAGCTGACGGAGCTGTTGGTGCTCAAGGAAATCGAGAACAGCGGCGGATCGCTCACTACCGATCAGCAGGCCCGTCTGGACAACACCTTGCCCTACAACCTCGACGCCTGGGACGGCTACGTCTGGGAGCGCGACGAGATCTTCCAGTTGATGGCCGACAACGGCAAGAACCTGGTGGTGCTGGCCGGCGATACCCACAACGCCTGGGCCAACAACCTGACCCTGGACGATCCGGACGGCGATGTGGTGGGTGTGGAATTCGCTACCGCCTCGGTGAGCTCGCCGGGGCTGGAATATTACCTGGGGCTGTCGGCGAGCGAGGCCGCCACCGCCGCCCAGGGGCTGGAGACGCTGATCGACGGCCTCGAATACGCCAACGTCAGCCAGCGCGGCTACCTGCGGGTGACCTTTACCGCCACCGAAGCCCGTGCCGACTGGCGTTTTGTCAGCACGGCCACCGACTCCAGCTACAGCCTGGACAGCGACAGTGCCTACGCCCGGAGGACCGTGGCCGGGGCGCCGGGTCTGACGTCCGTCTGAGCCGGGATTCCCGGACGCCCGTTATTCGACGGTGATGGTGATCCGCTCGGAAACCACCGGCGGCTCGTGGGGAATGTGCGTCTGGTCCCCCATAATCAGTTGCAGGGTGTGTTCGCCCGGTGGCAGCTCCAGCTCCGTCTGGGTCTGGCCGCCACCGAAATGGCGATGATGGTCGTCGGATGGAATCGGCTGGCCGGCGGGCGGCAGCTCGTCCACGTCCACCAGCAGGTGATGGTGGCCGGTTTTCGCCATATCGATGCCGGCCGGCGCGACGCCCATGCCTTCCAGGCCAAAGCGCACGGTAACCGGCGAGCTGACTGTGTCGCCATCACTCGGCGTGATGAAATAGACTGACGCGCCGTCCGGGGCCGGGGTGGCCGCGAGGGCTGAGCCAGCGCTAAAGGCCAGCGCCGCCGCCAGGACGGCATTCGGTAGCTGTCGCATATCTCAGTCTCCCTGCTTTGAAACATCGAAAAACCGCTTTCTTACCGTATCAGCATAGGTAGCGTAACGGCGGGCGAACAGGTCGATTTTCTGCACAGGCAGCGGCTTGGCATTCTGTGCAATCAGTTCGTGTGGTCGATATTTGAACAGTGATATAGTGAGCCATCACAACAACATTCAAGGATGACGTCATGTCCCGCCTGTTTGCCATCCTGCTCCTGGTTCTCGCCCAACCCGCCGTCGCCACGGTGATGCAGTACGACTACCGCTTCCACTACAAGGACATCAGCCTCTGCCCGCCGGATTGCAGTGCGCCCACCGGGCTGGGCAGCGGCTCCCTGCTGCTCGATACCGACACCGGCGAGCTGTCGCACCTGCTGTTGGTGAGCGACGACTTCGCCGTTGACTGGTGGGGCAGTGCGCTGTTTACCCAGCGGGACGGGCGCAGCGTGGACGGCGGCGAGCTGGCCAGCTACGGCGTGGACATCAGTCCGGCGTCGGGCCAGTCCATCGGCCTGTACCTCGACCTGTTCTTCGTGCCCGACGGCGGGCAGCCCCTGGCCTACCTGGAAAACGTGGTGGAAGAAGCCAACGGGTTCCAGCAGGGGGAGACAAACTGGTTCTTCTGGGGGCAATATAGCGTCAGTAGAGTCGCAACCGTCCCCGAACCGGGCGCGCTGGCGTTGTTCGGTTTGGGCCTGACGGCCATCAGTCTGGTCGTTGGTCTTCGTCGCCGGAGTCGCTCATGCAGCTCGTGATTGGCAACAAGAATTACTCGTCCTGGTCCCTGCGCCCCTGGCTGCTGATGGCGGCGTTCGGGCTCGAGTTCGAGGAAATCCAGGAATCCCTGGTGCAGGACGGCCTCAAGGTCCGGCTGGGGCGCTACTCGCCCACCTGCCGCGTGCCGGTGTTGCTGGACGGCCGGCTGACCATCTGGGATTCCCTGGCCATCTGCGAATACGTGTCGGAAACCTATCTCGACGGCCGTGGCTGGCCTTCCGACCCGGCGGCCCGGGCCCACGCCCGCTCGGTGGTGGCGGAAATGCACTCGGGCTTCGGTGCGCTGCGGGCGGAAATGCCCATGAATTGTCGCGCCCGTCGGCTGATCGAGCTGTCGGAAGCGGCCCGGGCCGACATTGACCGCATTGACGCCCTCTGGACCGATTGCACCACCCGCTACGGCGAGGATGGGCCCTGGCTGTTTGGCGACTTCTCCATTGCCGACTGCTTCTACGCGCCGGTGGCCTGGCGCTTCCTCACCTACGGCACGCCCCTGTCCGACGGAGCCCAGCAGTACGCCGCGCGCCTGCGCCATCATGAGTGCATGGAGCGCTGGTTGTCCGCGGCCCTCACCGAAACCGAAGTGGTCCCCGAAGACGAGGCGGGACGGGATCTGACCTGACCCCGCCGGTCACGGGCACTCGATCTCACCGGCCCGGGAAAAACGCTCGCCGATGGCGGCGCGCATGCGCTCGGGATCCAGGTATTCCGCAGGCAGGGGCGCGAGTAGGTACACCGCGTCGCCCCGGGTGAGATCGCCTTCCTCAAATGCCGGTCGGGCCGGATCGTCCACCCGGATCGGCGACAGCACGCGGATAGACAGCTCCGGGGCGCGGGCCTG
Proteins encoded in this region:
- a CDS encoding PEP-CTERM sorting domain-containing protein: MSRLFAILLLVLAQPAVATVMQYDYRFHYKDISLCPPDCSAPTGLGSGSLLLDTDTGELSHLLLVSDDFAVDWWGSALFTQRDGRSVDGGELASYGVDISPASGQSIGLYLDLFFVPDGGQPLAYLENVVEEANGFQQGETNWFFWGQYSVSRVATVPEPGALALFGLGLTAISLVVGLRRRSRSCSS
- a CDS encoding glutathione S-transferase family protein; this encodes MQLVIGNKNYSSWSLRPWLLMAAFGLEFEEIQESLVQDGLKVRLGRYSPTCRVPVLLDGRLTIWDSLAICEYVSETYLDGRGWPSDPAARAHARSVVAEMHSGFGALRAEMPMNCRARRLIELSEAARADIDRIDALWTDCTTRYGEDGPWLFGDFSIADCFYAPVAWRFLTYGTPLSDGAQQYAARLRHHECMERWLSAALTETEVVPEDEAGRDLT
- a CDS encoding alkaline phosphatase D family protein: MKRLTRREFLRVSALSAGAVVVSTGLAGCLSSGGSSSDSGDEGGDSNGSAAFQHGVASGDPLQDRVLLWTRVTPLETDGAVSVGWEVATDASFANLVHSGTTETNAGRDYTVKVDVLSLSPGETYYYRFKSQGSTSLVGQTRTLPEGSVSQVTLAVMSCANYPAGYFNVYDAVAQESDLDAVVHLGDYLYEYANGQYGTDEVRQIPDANDTELVALEDYRSRYALYRTDSNLQVLHAQVPFIAVWDDHEVANDAWESGAQNHQGSEGDYSERKLAALQAYFEWMPVRPASEDDEETIYRSFAFGDLVNLYMLDTRLIARDEQLDYDDYMSGDIIDREAVNNARRDANREMLGAEQLAWLSNQVQTSTATWQVLGQQVLMGRMLFPEEVIVSYQNGDSAAVISQLTELLVLKEIENSGGSLTTDQQARLDNTLPYNLDAWDGYVWERDEIFQLMADNGKNLVVLAGDTHNAWANNLTLDDPDGDVVGVEFATASVSSPGLEYYLGLSASEAATAAQGLETLIDGLEYANVSQRGYLRVTFTATEARADWRFVSTATDSSYSLDSDSAYARRTVAGAPGLTSV
- a CDS encoding DUF4399 domain-containing protein, whose product is MRQLPNAVLAAALAFSAGSALAATPAPDGASVYFITPSDGDTVSSPVTVRFGLEGMGVAPAGIDMAKTGHHHLLVDVDELPPAGQPIPSDDHHRHFGGGQTQTELELPPGEHTLQLIMGDQTHIPHEPPVVSERITITVE